The DNA region AATGGCGGCAGTAACATGACAATGTATTGAgttaattatatttatatattaagcaTTTTTCTATACCGAATTAGTTGGACTGCTCACGAAAACCACAATCGAAAAGATTAATgagaatataatttatatattatcaaTGCAATTTAACCAATTATAGCATACTATTACTCTACTTCAAGTTATTATATTAGACATGCTAGTATTAAAACTTACATGTCATTGTATGCCAATACAAATGATGGTGcacaaaatttatacaatgtcAGCGCACATGACTTAAACTAGACCTGAGAATGTGTGTACACATTTTTTTGGTCCCCCACTTATTATTGCTAGTGTATATTTTTATCAACTATAATATGATCATCATCCTCGTGTCATAGATATTTCTAGCCTTCTAGGGCATCTTAGTAATTTGACCCTTCAAACCCCTAAATGGAAATTTTATGTTGCTCAGTAAAGTTTTTTAATATAATCGAAATAATGTGTTATTTGATGCGATGATGAAGTTACTTTCGCTAGGTTAATCGAAATAATGTTTACATACAATCCTTTTCCGAACTTTGTCTTATTGCGAAATGCACCGGACTGGCCAATATGTTATTTGACGCGAATATAACAGTATATATTCACAAAGGAAAGAATAGAATAGGAAGAAAGTAGGGGAATGTAGAAAAGCTAGCATGCTTTGACGTGACCAAACGCAGAGAACTTTGAAAATGGACAATAAAACAAGTCGTTAGAAAATTCCGTTGCCTCCCTCCATTAAAAATCACCGCCCCACTTCCGCCGTGCGCCATCATAGCACCTCCGCGACAAAACCATGATTTGACCCGAAATTGCATCTCTTAAATTCCAACAGATTGTTTAAAGACAATTAATTGCATGGGCGCATCATTGTCCAACACAACGGAGAACGGTTCGGCCACCGGCGGCGGAACGGGGCTCGGCGACATGCCGGAGAGTTGCGTTGCCTGCGTCTTCATGTACCTGACGCCGCCGGATATCTGCAATCTGGCTCGGCTGAACCGTGCATTCCGCGGCGCCGCTTCTTCTGACGCCGTATGGGAATCCAAGCTTCCTTGTAACTACCACCAGATGCTCGACCTTTTGCCTCCTTGGAGATACGACGGTCTTCCCAAGAAGGGCATTTTTGCCCTTCTCTCTCGCCCCGTCCCCTTTGAAGATGACAATAAGGTACTCGAATTTCTTCATGATCCCCATTTTACTcatttcattttggttttctctgtGCTTTATCAATTTATTTTTACTCCTGATGTCCCTATTTTGTGTGAtactatttcttttttagtctcCCAAAAAGAATGTTacttttctatatttagaaataattagcTTTAAACTTCTTATTTACCCGTAATTAGATGATTTATAATCATACAAATAGTGTTTACTTAATCGTataaatatttatgacttgtttcaAAACCCGCTTAGCTTAGCTGATTAAAAGTAGCTGATAAACATCAAATGCTGAAAATCACTTTTAGGTGCTCAAGCTGATTTCATAAACAAACAGTTATGTGTTTGTTTGGATAGAATTGTTGAAGCTGATAATAAGCGATTAGTGTAATTGATAAAGAGGTGCTTAAAAATACATTTCTGTAGATATCCTTAAAGCTATTTACAAGAAATTTGAATTTAGAAGTAATTTTACATGAAATGGACAACTGACGAAATAGAATAAAGagataattaaaattttaatgttAGGAAAAGTATTTCGGaacttataaaaaatattatggATTAAATCATAAAAGGCTTGGTCAaaccaaaagtacttttaagctGTAAAACTAATGTTGGCGGTGACCAGGTCATGGCTTTTGGCTAATTTTGACTTATAAGCATTTGCTTATAAGCACTTTGGgtgtttaccaaacgcgtagataaccCAAAAAGTACTCAAAATCTAGTTTCAccataagcttagccaaacaccctctaaaaccacaagtttcaaaagtttttctttcttcgtGTGCAGTCAAACACCATCTCATTAAAAAAAGTTGGCACGAAGGGAGTATAATATTCTTGCACGCATCTAATTAATCACTGAACATGTACCTTGTAAGTCTGTGAACAAAAGGTTAGGCAGATGAAATCACGTAGCTTTTTTTTTTGGGCTCTGCTGGGATTCGAATGATCTTTCATTTGTCATTTAGATAAGTTATGTGATATTCTTGTTTTTATTGTAAAATGAGTTACTGTTAAATTGGTTTTCTAGGTCAATGTTGATGTTGGCCatttttgggatgaaattgaGTGTTGGCTATCTGTGATTTTGATCAGGGGATAGAGCTTGCAATCTTTGAGAATTTGTTTAGActtgtatttttcaaatattttggaTTACTTGTATTGGAAAGGACTATAAATTTTGAGTTTACACTGCTTAAGTAGGTTCTTGATGGTATGGATACACTCTTTATTTGTTTCTCTAATGCCTTGGATCAATGTTCTCGAAATGGGGAAAAGGGAGTGAGAAATATGTCGAGCTTCGATGAGGTAAAGATAGCATAGCACGAAGCACCCTCTACTTCCAACCATAAGTATGGTTGGGGTTTTCAATCACTTAGCTTTTTTTTTGGGCTCTACTGTGAGTTTCATTGTGTTTTCGTATGGTTAAGACATCCAATTTTTAGGCACACTTTTGATGTTATACTAAAAGTACTTTGCATAACATGTGGAAAAAACACAGGAAGTATGGTTGGATAGAGTAAGTGGAAGGATTTGCATGTCAATCTCTTCAAAGGCGATGTCAATAACTGGTAGTGAAGACAGGAGACATTGGAACTGGTTTCCAACAGAAGAGTCAAGGTTAGTTTAATCTGTTCTTTGTTCAAATCATATCCGACAATATCATTATTAAGCTTAGTTCTTCACTAAGGAGATTAAATGGGATTCTTGAACTGGTCTTTGTAATGCTACTGATATGTAATCTTTTTCCCCGATGAGCCGGGATACTTAAAACTGGGGTTTCTTTGTGCTTCACGGGATAAAATTTGCTCTCACTAATACATGTGAGTTTTAGGAAGTTAAGTCAGAGAGTTTGTGATTTTGCTTGCAGTTAAGCCCTTCTCATTAACCCCCATCACAAGCATGATCAGATGTTTTGAGTGGAACTTTTCTGATTTCATTGCTAATATACGGTATGGTGTATAGTACGGGATTTCCTACATATAATAGCTTCCAGTTTCTACACCAGATTAGGGGTTATTAGTGGCTTTATACTTACTTTTTTCCCCACACCGCATTCTATCTTGTACAATAACGAAATTATACATGTTCTTTTTCCTGTTCTGAAAATCATGTTGTGAACTGTTGTAGATGATGATGAATATTATATCCATTTCAATTTTTGGTGCCTTTACCAAATTTGGTCAGATTATATGTTTCacacgacccaaaaccaacccgtcgtgatggcgcctatcatggtattaggcaagccgactattCAGACATTTCCAACACTTAAATCTTTGAAAGATACTAAGACAGTTTAAATAAAGGAAAATCTCTTAAAAACAGAATAGGAAATCATAACTCAATGCATAAATTCttcccaaaaccggggtgtcactaagtacatgagcatctatgaaATGACAAGGTCTGGTACACTgtctagaaattaaaaaaaaaaactaaataaataaactGAAAGATAAGGGAGGAGGGTTAAGGTTTGCgaacgccaaacagctacctcgatgatctccgaagGTCTGGACTCCGCAAATCAGCAGTCGCCGcgaccggaagcacctggatctacacacgaggtgcaaggtgtagtgtgagtacaaccaactcaataagtaacaaatctaacatGTGGTCTGAAGACAGTGACGAGCTCAAACAATACAGTAAAGGTATAGAGTTTAACAATacagaaaagtaggcatgcttctAGGTTCAACAGTTAAGTTTAGCACAAATGAAATATGCCAAGTGCGACTAATAAGAACAGTATGACGTCTCTATAGCTACATGCCAATGTGAACCGTATCTGATGCAACACAGTGAAATCCcaagtactcacactctcagagcacTCAATCCGCCCGTCTAAATTCTCGCTCGTCacgctcagtcactcagcactgtacgatacatgttgcggcgtgcagcccgatccacgtatatatatatagtcataaggcttgttacggcgtgcaactcgatccacatatatatagccataaggcttattgcggcatgcatcccgatccacatatatatagtcataaggcttgttgcggcgtgcaacccgatccacatatatatatatatagccataaggcttgttgcagtatgcaacccgatcctcataTATATAGATATCACTCACAGCACGAcactcaggccccaactcagtcactAATCTCTCCAGCCACTCgagctcacaacactcatgctaagcagctCTAATCAATGATACGAGATGTGATAATATACGataacatagactgagatatgacaCGTAATGATGAATCTGACTCAGTCGTACTGCAATTAAACAAATAACTAAACAGCAAAGAACGaccattgtgggtcccaatagtaccaatatatagtctaaacatgatttctagcatgaattacAGTAAGTgttctaacacatagagtacaacaAAATATTCAGATAGAATAGCTACGCAGTTCCAGGGAATCGGCTaaatcacaatttctacggtgcacgcccacacgcccgtcacctagcatgcgcgtcacctcaacataaATCACATAGcacgaaattcggggtttcataccttcagaaCCAAGCTTAAAAGtgttatttacctcaaaccgtgcaaatccctATTTCAAcacgcccttgcctcgcgaatcggcctccaaatgcctcgaatttAGCCACAAACAGTTCGACACAATCAACAtgagctaaagaaatcaattccataaaaaaatactaagttattaatcaaaagtcaaaaggtcaactcaaaagccgcccccgggcccacatctcggaatccaacaaaagtcataaaatccggaagcccattcaaccacgagtccacccataccaaaatttctcaaatccgataccaaaatctcgatcaaatcctcaaaattcggcctaagaactttcctccatttttccccaatttttcacccaaatcactaattaaatgatgaaatcaaagacataaacatggtatttaaccaaaactaagtaagaatcacttatcccaataacccacttgaaaatctctccaagaatcgcctcccaccgagctcccaaaatcaaattgtgaaaatgaactcaaaccctcgttttgaaatatttaagtttctgcccagtcgtccttcatcgcgatcgcgaatcaCAAAAATGGTACTTTCATGAATTAACCTTACGCGGAATCCTCCACGCGAACGCGAACCTCTGCTTCTTCAGACTACGCGTTCCGATGCACTGCCTGggcaacctacgcgatcgcgtacccCATCACGCGAACGCATAGAGCAAAATCACCACTGCCCcaaacaagcctacgcgatcgcggacctgtccacgcgatcgcgtataaggaaaccaggtATAGACACCAGAAAATCTTCAGCCATaacaccaagtccaaaattgattcgttaaccatccaaaactcacctgaggcccccgggacctcaaccaaacataccaacaagtcccaaaacatcatacaaacttagtcgagccttcaaatcacatcaaacaacgctaaaaccacgaatcgcacatcgattcaagcctaatgaacttttgaacttccaacttctacattcgatgccgaaacctatcaaatcatgtgtgatttacctcaaatttaggacacaagtcacaaatgacaccacggacctactccaactcccggaaccccaatccgaacccagtaaccataaagtctactctcggtcaaacttccaaattttcaactttcgccatttcaagcctaattcaactacggacctccaaatcaaaattcgAACACACatttctaagtctaaaatcacccgtcggagctaacggaaccatcaaaactccatttcggagccgtttacacataagtcaacattcgttcaaccattttaacttaagctttcaaccttgagactaagtgtctcaactcattccgaaacctctccggacccgaaccaactaccccggcaagtcatataacaactgtaaagcataaaatgagcagtaaatgggagaacagggctacaactctcaaaacaaccggctgggtcattacatcatGCTATGTATCATTGCtgggaaaatggttgtcatgctGATCATTTATAGGTTAACTTTTTGGTAAGCCATGATGTGATTTGGACATGTTAGAACTATCAAGATTTTAGGGAAGGCCATAAAGTTATGGAAGTGCCTTAATAGATAATTTAAAGTTCTTGATCAAAACATAGATTTTTTCTTTCCATGCTTTTTTCGAGCCGAGGATCTATtcgaaacagcctctctaccttcataaggtaggggcaaggtctgcgtacaaactaccctccccaaactgcacttgtgagattacactgggtttgttgttgatCAAAACGAAATTTTTGAGAGTTTGGAAGGTGCCTGGTGTGGCCTCCAACTTTTACTTTTGTGCAACCTGCTGCTACACCTTTTTCATGCCAATTATAGCTTTCAGATGTTTATCGTGGAGCTTGAACTTTCTGTTTGCCTTTTTGTGAGGAGGGTGATGAAATAATCAATGCTCTATTGCACACCTCTATTTGATGGTTTAATAGATACCCAAAGGGTAGTAAGAAAAGCAAAATAGCTAAGACTAATAAACAAGAGAGGACTGATGAAGCATTGATGAAAAGCAATTCCCCTCTTCTCTTACACCTCATTGGTGTCCTGCCTGATTCTTGATGCACTTACCTAAAACTTTCAGTTGAATCTCTTGATCACTAGTCTTGATTCTGATGGGATGAGGATGATGGTGGTGAATTGTCGTTGACAAGTACCGTCCTTATTTTGATAAATGATGATGACAACTAGTGATGATTCTTATTCCCAGTAGAAGAGGTGTGAGAGGtttctcccaaaaaaaaaaagacactcaaagaagaggaagaggtgTTGCCTTCTGTTGAAGTAGCCACTGTTTAGTTGCATCGGTTCAGGAGTTAAAGGAATAGCATGTCAAAATGTAGATTTTCACAGGCTTCAGGAACTTCCTGTAAGTTAGTCTTGAGGAAGTACAGCTCAACAAGGTTTAGCTGAGCTTTATCAATATTGTTTACCCCACAGATTTGGCCGGTTTACGAGTTACCAGATATGATAGGAATTTGTTAGATGCTTGACTTCTGTTATCCGGTGTACTATTAATCTGCTGATTAAGCATTTGGGGATATTTGCTCTAAGTTTCGTACTTCGTTTTCTTAGAATTAACTGCTTGAAGGGTGTCTCTAGAAGTAGGGTTCGAACATTGTTTTGTGGGATTACTAAATGCACGTGTGGTGATAAACACTTATCAAAGAAAGAATGCAAATGTGGTGATAGATACAGTGGTCATGCTACTTTACTGATGCAACTTCTTGGCAATGTCTCTTTCTTGTCCCTTTCGAAATTGTCAAAGTATTAGAGGATCTgaaaaacttttttattttttgtctgaAGGGAAGACCAGAAGAGAACAAAGTTGTGCCTTAACGTAGTCCTTTCAAAAATAATTCTTCCCTTCCTATCTGAAGGAAGAGTTCATTTACATGGATTATGTTCATCACTTGATAAGATAGTGCGCTTAGTTTGGATTGCATGGAATGGCCTAGGTAGTATGTAGTGCCTTTTCTGGATAACGCGAGTTCAAATTTCTAGCCATgaaagaggaagatgatatataGAGGCCTTTATGAACCAAATTGTGATTAGTATGTTGtgactgcttttccttgttcagAAGTATAATTTTTCTTCTCGGCTTTTGCTAATTTTGATTGATATGAGCTGATTAgatttgggaattgtaaattctTCTTTACTTCGACTCAGTCTTTCAATCAATAAGCTTATTTTTGAAGAGTATAAAACCTGAACTACTAGTgtcaattttgtgttatgaagcCATTAAGCCAAATGGAGAAAACCTTACTTACTCCCTTGGTACTTAATTTCAAACAAAATCAAGCTTCACTTGTCCTATAGCTAAAAAGGAATCGAGCACAGAATGTTGAGAATCATGTTTATCCTCATTTGTCAAAAGCATACAAGTGTATCCTTTGAGACAAATAAGTGTGTTTTTGTTAAATTCGATAATGCACGAGAAGTATAAAAGGTGACATAGGATATTGTATCTTGCAGGTTCCATGTTGTGGCGTATTGCCAGCAAGTATGGTGGTTTGAAGTAAGTGGAATAGTGAAGTTTCCTTTTCCTCCGGATATATACACACTAACTTTCAGGATCCACCTCGGGAAATATTTTAAGAGATTAGGCCGACGTGTTCCCAACTTTGAGCACACTCATGGATGGGATTTGGGGCCAGTACGCTTTGAACTGTCCACTTCTGATGGACAGCATGCAGTTAGTGAGTTCTTTCTCCATGAAGTCGAGCAATATGATGCAAAAAAACGCGGGTGCTGGATTGAGTACAGGGTGGGTGAATTTATTGTCAGTAGCTCAGATCCTGTAACTGAAGTTAGATTTTCTATGAAACAGATTGATTGCACACATTCGAAAGGTGGGCTCTGTGTAGACTCTCTATCAATTACACCCAGCGATCTCAAGAGGTGTAGGAGGAAAGGGGTTAAATAGTTTCTGTAAATGATATGTTTTATAGTTTTATTCTATTACCAACGCTCTTAGAATTAGGTTCCATTACACAGCTTATACTATCATTGTGCTTGTACCTTAGGTGTGTTACTCTCTTGTCCATGTAAATGTTAAAGCTTTGTACTTGATCCAGTTTTGCTGCATAGTATAGCTACTACGGAACATCAGGTAAATATGCTCTCTGTTCACCTACCATGAAAAGAAAGGTTTAGTTGTTTTTAGTTTTATCATTTCATGTACAGACAAATGGTACAATTTTCATGTCTCTAAAGGCACTTGGATATGGTTTACATTCCAGTGTTGGAGCTCTTTGCTAACATAGCTGATATGCCTTCTTTTCCCATTTAACTGGCGAAGATGCTATGCCCAAGTCAATTGCACTAGATAGTGACTAGGATGGCAATGGACAAATGTGGAGCAGAGTAGACGAGAGGGTTTTGCACATAGAGGGGAGGGGAGGGCATGACAAGTACGAGGTTAGACATTTGGGTTCATCGATGAAAAATACATACATTAGCCACCACCCGCACAAGTGCAAGAAAATGAgataactctatccaccaagagTTTGGACAAAATAAATCACCTTTCCATAATTTCATGGAAGCATGATTCCAAAATTTTCATCAACTGCACCCCTTTGGGACAACATAAATGAATACATTATAGGGGGATGAAATAAGGAGATGCACATCATGTACACCTCAAGTACCATATACACGTCATGCCACAAGATTTTAAACAGCTTTTTTATTTGGAAACTCAATTTACTTCAGCTTCAATACCGGATCACTTTTCTCCTGACAACCAACAAGATGGGAAGTTCTTGCAGAGCATAGCacatttcaaataaaacagaaCATGGAGATATATTGTTAAGAGTGAGAAAAACTGCATTTAACTGTAGTCTATCAACGAATAATAGCAAAATTTAAATGCAAAACCATTTGTTTTGAGAACTTGCTGCCTGCGGTTTTGACTATACTACTGGTAAATGATGCCGCTTACAGTGCCTATGAAAAAATTTCTCAAACACCGACTTACAAGGAAACAACAGAATATAGCTTAACGTTTTCCACCGCCACCACCGAGCTTAGGACCTTTACCTCCAGCTCCCTTGGGCATGTTGCCCTTCCCTCCAGCTTTCTGTGACTTGGCCTGCACCTCTGCCTTCTTGGCCTTCTTCTCATCCTTTGTCTTCTTGATTCTTTCCTTGATTTCACTGCACAaaccaatacaacataaagaATCAATTCACCTCCATTAAATAAAGAAAGTCATTAAACCACAAATTTTACAACCATTTCCCTTTTTTTGCAAAGGTTTAACAACCACATTAGGTGTACATGATTTACATGTATTATATGAGAAACCGTGATATAAACTCACGCTAAATCTAAGAGGTCAACATGCAGAAAATGATAGGAACAAACCGGAGAGCAGCTTCCCTAGCAGCATCTCTAACTTCTGGCCTTTCAGTTCTCTTCTTCTGAATAACCTCCAGGGTTGCACCCACAATGGACCTGGAGTAAGGCTTCTTTGTTGCACGTCGCCTCTTCTTAACAGCTTCTTGTGCAATATCCTAAAGTTAACACACGAAAATGGAGAATTTAATTAGGCAAAAAGTATATACAAACAATTGCACAAAAGATGGCAAGGTGAAGAGGACTCTGTGCCTTAATCCAAAGTTTATAGTACATAAGGTATGATCGAGCTAGCTATCCTTCAATTTTTCAATCCTTATGGGAAATTTTAAAACAGAATAAAGCTTGGATAAGTTCAAATATTTTACTCATTGATGCTTTATTGAGACTAACCTTCTTGTGCTGCTTCCTATACATAGCTGTCCAAGTAAGCTTGGAAGGCTTCAGGCGATTGTGAAAGTACCGTTTACATTTTGAGTTGAGAAACAGGAACACCTAATATCacgaaaaataagaaaaatgaacagCTGAAATGAAAACCTGACACTACCTCCTTCCACTAATAAGTCACAATAActtaatcaacaacaacaacaaacccagtgtaatcccacgaGTCACAATAGCTTAATCATGAGGTACAAATATATTAGCACATGTTCGTATCTCTTATAAAATTACCTGAGAATCTGAACGAATAAATCTGATGCCCCTCCCTGGATATATCTTTCCACCACTAAAACGACAGAGTTCCGTCCTGAAATCAGTATAAGAACAAAACTATTAATATAATCACTTATACTTCTGTGTAATAGAATGAGTAAAAAGTCCAAACTAAAGGAACCGAGAACAAGCCGGTAAGTTTAAAAACCTGTGATATTGCTACCTCATAAGCAATTGACCATACTTAAAAATAAAgagttttaaaaatctttttgagCTTGTTTGTTTGACTTAGTGCAAAAAAAATCGGTTTTTCTATGATTTTCTAATAGTTTGTCAAATCAAAATGTAAATTCTAAAAGCAGCAGTCAATCATATCAAATGCAACTACAAAACAGCTATTGAGAATTATCCATGTAAAGTAGCACTAAGAAAAAAAATGTGCTTTACAGTACTGATTCACATTTCATTATTCAATACAACTATAGCTAGCAAAAAAATTGTCAATAAACGAAGAATTTTTTGTACTGTTTGCCCCGAACTGGTGCTCGAATCAAAAACCGAACGAATAATAGAGTAAAAACAGGGACTTTCAATACATATTCATGAGCTAAATCAAATAAAATGGATAAGCGAATAAACATGAAATGAGAATTACAATTAAATTAGGGCATACGGCAGCATTTTTTTGTATAGGTAAGAAGGCAGGGGACTTACTTGAGAACCATTGTTGATGCAGCTGCGAGCTCTCACGTTGCAAATGTCCCGAAAATGGAGAAAAAACCCTAGTGAACAACGTTTATATTGGAATTGGAGGAAAGATTTTGGGCCCAAAAGAAAAGCAAACGTAACATAAGCCCAAGAAGTGGACCTCTTAATGGGCGCTCATGGACAAAAGGCTGCACTCTATTGGGCCAGTCCAATAATGTTAGAGGAATTTACACGTAATACAACTTATTTAGGGGAATTTGCAGCcgtaccctatatttgtgccaccttttaacatgtaccctattttttaaaattattaatttggtaGCCATCTCACAAAAAATTCGTAATAATATGAAAATTACACccctgacaaaagatataaaacgatctcctcctc from Nicotiana tabacum cultivar K326 chromosome 24, ASM71507v2, whole genome shotgun sequence includes:
- the LOC107781545 gene encoding F-box protein PP2-A15-like, coding for MGASLSNTTENGSATGGGTGLGDMPESCVACVFMYLTPPDICNLARLNRAFRGAASSDAVWESKLPCNYHQMLDLLPPWRYDGLPKKGIFALLSRPVPFEDDNKEVWLDRVSGRICMSISSKAMSITGSEDRRHWNWFPTEESRFHVVAYCQQVWWFEVSGIVKFPFPPDIYTLTFRIHLGKYFKRLGRRVPNFEHTHGWDLGPVRFELSTSDGQHAVSEFFLHEVEQYDAKKRGCWIEYRVGEFIVSSSDPVTEVRFSMKQIDCTHSKGGLCVDSLSITPSDLKRCRRKGVK
- the LOC107781546 gene encoding large ribosomal subunit protein eL24, which codes for MVLKTELCRFSGGKIYPGRGIRFIRSDSQVFLFLNSKCKRYFHNRLKPSKLTWTAMYRKQHKKDIAQEAVKKRRRATKKPYSRSIVGATLEVIQKKRTERPEVRDAAREAALREIKERIKKTKDEKKAKKAEVQAKSQKAGGKGNMPKGAGGKGPKLGGGGGKR